The Miscanthus floridulus cultivar M001 chromosome 7, ASM1932011v1, whole genome shotgun sequence genome includes a region encoding these proteins:
- the LOC136462421 gene encoding uncharacterized protein, with protein sequence MKLQQQESAAEQQQGGEEQLPEDLLCHFEQILHDHPLIDEVGFLHPTQFCSLDCTQDGNSASQPLEFHHTRYFWCRHHKLAISVEFLPKLYHTARDAYCNARGAPLSPTHLMRHTKALLILCPDLLTAWNSRKMVLSAEYDLTKLKDELQLCALILSYSPKNESTWSHRRWVIKQVAEQHQDMLELIGNESILVKEIAEKSKMNYRAWRHRCWLIPYMTRKQVLDELKESTRWSELHVADNCCFHYRRSLLLALLDNRLGNGEDSLSWESEICLLWKEELRWDETLIRRYQGRESLWNHRRFLSHWWIQHLLTVEENCCQHSTTVCSTTSQMDMFVTQEIQLLSEFLHDPVDEFEESRVQAELSALYILWITKQVPAVKGKLEERLHSVSMGKLKDVLAGACRPEKRFWMNLLGLADQTSDIH encoded by the exons ATGAAATTACAACAGCAAGAATCAGCAGCggagcaacagcaagggggagAGGAACAGCTCCCTGAAGATCTCCTCTGCCACTTTGAGCAAATCCTACACGATCACCCCCTCAT TGATGAGGTGGGGTTCTTGCATCCGACACAATTCTGCTCACTAGATTGCACCCAAGATGGCAACTCCGCTTCCCAACCTCTAGAGTTCCATCACACAAGATACTTCTGGTGCCGACACCACAAGCTGGCCATCTCCGTTGAGTTCCTCCCCAAGCTTTACCACACTGCTCGGGATGCCTACTGCAATGCAAGAGGTGCCCCACTATCGCCCACTCATCTCATGAGGCACACCAAGGCCCTACTCATACTTTGCCCCGACCTACTCACCGCATGGAACTCCAG GAAGATGGTGCTATCAGCGGAGTATGATTTGACAAAGCTCAAGGATGAGCTGCAATTGTGTGCCTTGATCCTTTCCTACTCGCCAAAGAACGAGAGCACATGGAGCCATAG GAGATGGGTGATAAAACAAGTTGCTGAGCAACATCAAGATATGTTGGAGCTTATAGGGAATGAATCCATACTGGTCAAAGAGATAGCAGAG AAATCGAAAATGAACTATCGTGCATGGAGGCATCGATGTTGGCTTATTCCTTACATGACAAGGAAGCAA GTGCTGGATGAACTGAAGGAGTCAACAAGATGGAGTGAGCTACATGTTGCTGACAACTGCTGCTTCCACTATCGAAGA TCCCTGCTGCTTGCCCTACTAGACAACCGCCTTGGGAATGGAGAGGATTCCCTTAGTTGGGAGTCAGAAATTTGCCTGCTATGGAAG GAGGAGCTTAGGTGGGATGAGACGCTGATCAGACGCTACCAAGGGAGAGAG TCGTTATGGAACCATCGTCGGTTCCTTTCACACTGGTGGATACAGCACTTGCTCACTGTTGAAGAAAACTGCTGTCAGCACTCTACAACTGTTTGCTCAACGACATCCCAGATGGATATGTTTGTCACCCAGGAGATACAACTGCTGTCAGAGTTCCTGCATGACCCTGTGGATGAGTTTGAGGAGTCGCGTGTCCAAGCGGAGCTTTCAGCACTCTACATTCTGTGGATAACAAAG CAAGTCCCAGCTGTGAAAGGAAAGCTGGAAGAGAGGCTGCATTCCGTTTCCATGGGGAAGCTGAAGGACGTGTTGGCAGGAGCCTGCAGACCGGAGAAGAGGTTTTGGATGAATTTGCTGGGCCTGGCTGATCAAACCAGTGATATACATTAA
- the LOC136466474 gene encoding sucrose:sucrose 1-fructosyltransferase-like yields METRDTTAPLPYSYTPLPAADAASAEVTGRRRQPLCAAALVLSAALLLAVAALSVVPPRPTTGVVVVPAGVGTPQATSSTRSISRGPDAGVSEKTSGAWSGVVDDGGRLRADGGGNAFPWSNAMLQWQRTGFHFQPHKNWMNDPNGPVYYKGWYHLFYQYNPDGAIWGNKIAWGHAVSRDLIHWRHLPLAMVPDQWYDTNGVWTGSATTLPDGRLAMLYTGSTNASVQVQCLAVPADDADPLLTNWTKYEGNPVLYPPPGIGPKDFRDPTTAWFDPSDGTWRIVIGSKDDAEGDHAGIAVVYRTRDFVRFELLPGRLHRVAGTGMWECIDFYPVATRGKASGNGVDMSDAFGKNGAVVGDVVHVMKASMDDDRHDYYALGRYDAAANAWTPLDAEKDVGIGLRYDWGKFYASKTFYDPAKRRRVLWGWVGETDSERADVSKGWASLQGIPRTVLLDTKTGSNLLQWPVEEAETLRTNSTDLSGITIDYGSAFPLNLRRATQLDIEAEFELDRRAVMSLNEADVGYNCSTSGGADARGALGPFGLLVLADKHLHEQTAVYFYVAKGLDGTLTTHFCQDESRSSSANDIVKRVVGSAVPVLEDETTLSLRVLVDHSIVESFAQGGRSTATSRVYPTEAIYANAGVFLFNNATAARVTAKKLVVHEMDSSYNDDYMVTDI; encoded by the exons ATGGAGACCCGGGACACGACGGCGCCGCTCCCCTACTCGTACACGCCGCTGCCGGCCGCGGACGCCGCGTCCGCCGAGGTCACCGGCAGGCGGAGGCAGCCGCTCTGCGCCGCGGCGCTCGTCCTCTCCGCCGCGCTGCTCCTCGCCGTGGCAGCGCTCTCCGTCGTCCCCCCGCGCCCAACGAccggcgtcgtcgtcgtccccgcCGGCGTGGGGACACCACAGGCGACTTCGTCGACCAGGAGCATCAGCAGGGGCCCCGATGCCGGCGTGTCAGAGAAGACGTCCGGCGCGTGGAGCGGCGTCGTCGACGATGGCGGCAGGCTCCGTGCTGACGGCGGCGGGAACGCGTTCCCGTGGAGCAATGCGATGCTGCAGTGGCAGCGCACGGGCTTCCACTTCCAGCCGCACAAGAACTGGATGAACGACCCCAATG GGCCAGTGTACTACAAGGGCTGGTACCACCTGTTCTACCAGTACAACCCGGACGGCGCGATCTGGGGCAACAAGATCGCGTGGGGCCACGCCGTGTCCCGGGACCTGATCCACTGGCGCCACCTCCCGCTAGCCATGGTGCCCGACCAGTGGTACGACACCAACGGCGTGTGGACGGGGTCCGCCACCACGCTCCCCGACGGCCGCCTCGCCATGCTCTACACGGGCTCCACCAACGCCTCCGTGCAGGTGCAGTGCCTGGCCGTCCCCGCCGACGACGCCGACCCGCTGCTCACCAACTGGACCAAGTACGAGGGCAACCCGGTGCTGTACCCGCCGCCGGGGATCGGGCCCAAGGACTTCCGCGACCCCACCACGGCGTGGTTCGACCCGTCGGACGGCACCTGGCGCATCGTCATCGGCTCCAAGGACGACGCCGAGGGCGACCACGCCGGCATCGCCGTAGTGTACCGCACCAGGGACTTCGTGCGCTTCGAGCTCCTCCCGGGCCGCCTCCACCGCGTCGCGGGCACCGGCATGTGGGAGTGCATCGACTTCTACCCCGTCGCCACCCGCGGCAAGGCGTCCGGCAACGGCGTCGACATGTCCGACGCCTTCGGCAAGAACGGCGCCGTGGTTGGGGACGTGGTGCACGTGATGAAGGCCAGCATGGACGATGACCGTCATGATTACTACGCGCTGGGGAGGTACGACGCGGCCGCCAACGCGTGGACGCCGCTCGACGCCGAGAAGGACGTCGGCATCGGGCTCCGCTACGACTGGGGCAAGTTCTACGCGTCCAAGACGTTCTACGACCCGGCCAAGCGCCGCCGCGTGCTCTGGGGGTGGGTCGGCGAGACCGACTCGGAGCGCGCTGACGTCTCCAAGGGATGGGCATCGCTGCAG GGTATCCCCCGGACGGTGCTGCTGGACACCAAGACGGGCAGCAACCTGCTGCAGTGGCCCGTGGAGGAAGCGGAGACGCTGCGCACCAACTCCACGGACCTCAGCGGCATCACCATCGACTACGGCTCCGCGTTCCCGCTCAACCTCCGGCGCGCCACGCAGCTGGACATCGAGGCGGAGTTCGAGCTGGACCGCCGCGCCGTCATGTCCCTCAACGAGGCCGACGTGGGCTACAACTGCAGCACCAGCGGCGGCGCCGACGCCCGCGGTGCGCTGGGCCCCTTCGGCCTGCTCGTCCTCGCCGACAAGCACCTGCACGAGCAGACGGCCGTCTACTTCTACGTGGCCAAGGGCCTGGACGGCACCCTCACCACACACTTCTGCCAGGACGAGTCCCGGTCCTCCAGCGCCAACGACATCGTCAAGCGCGTCGTCGGCAGCGCCGTCCCCGTGCTGGAGGACGAGACCACGCTCTCGCTCCGCGTGCTCGTCGACCACTCCATCGTCGAGAGCTTCGCGCAGGGCGGAAGGTCGACGGCCACCTCGCGCGTCTACCCCACCGAGGCCATCTACGCCAACGCCGGTGTGTTCCTCTTCAACAACGCCACCGCCGCGCGCGTCACGGCCAAGAAGCTCGTCGTCCACGAGATGGACTCGTCCTACAACGACGACTACATGGTCACGGACAtctga